The following coding sequences are from one Pleuronectes platessa unplaced genomic scaffold, fPlePla1.1 scaffold_27, whole genome shotgun sequence window:
- the LOC128436444 gene encoding myelin-oligodendrocyte glycoprotein-like: MDKTLFTLLLIVLLVSGGSHPTCSSLSLTVEEGEDVSLWCGLVPSVNLMNYTVEVTRTDLSQFVLLYRDRRVLLDVHMEQYRHRTTLDLRGLIRGNITVQISSVKMSDRGDYTCLIPRLKARCIITLHLVEERNHVSAAPPLENNSTSNQPGKGAVAAIVVAVVLCVLLPLGALLLVDFIRLRSGRNSLTGNCVTRCRGQKDQDPFTGYRAATGSGPVYIQDMVQPDEMRGTGPCELRAETSPHLEH, encoded by the exons atggacaagactctgttcactttactgctcaTTGTCCTACTTGTCTCTG gtGGATCTCATCCCACATGTTCGAGTCTGTCATTAACAGTGGAAGAAGGTGAAGACGTGAGTCTTTGGTGTGGACTTGTTCCCTCGGTCAACCTGATGAATTACACTGTGGAAGTTACAAGAACCGACCTCAGCCAGTTCGTCCTCCTGTATCGAGACAGAAGAGTCCTCCTCGATGTCCATATGGAGCAGTACAGACACAGAACCACACTGGACCTCAGAGGCCTGATCAGGGGAAACATCACAGTGCAGATCTCCTCTGTGAAGATGTCTGACAGAGGAGATTACACATGTTTGATCCCCAGACTGAAAGCCAGGTGCATCATCACCCTGCATCTTG tggaggagaggaaccaCGTCAGTGCTGCGCCTCCTCTGGAGAACAACTCCACATCCAACCAGCCGGGGAAAG GTGCTGTTGCAgccattgttgttgctgtggtcctctgtgttcttcttcctcttggtgCTCTCCTGTTAGTAGACTTCATAAGACTGAGAAGTGGAAGAAACA GTCTCACAGGGAATTGTGTGACGAGATGCAGAGGACAAAAGGACCAagatcccttcactggttaccgtGCTGCCaccggatcgggtccagtctacatccaggacatggtccaaCCGGATGAAATGAGAGGGACAGGCCCCTGTGAGCTGCGAGCAGAGACTTCCCCTCACTTGGAGCATTAA
- the LOC128436454 gene encoding myelin-oligodendrocyte glycoprotein-like: MDKTLFTLLLIVLLVSGGSHPTCSSLSLTVEEGEDVSLWCGLVPSVNLMNYTVEVTRTDLSQFVLLYRDRRVLLDVHMEQYRHRTTLDLRGLIRGNITVQISSVKMSDRGDYTCLIPRLKARCIITLHLVEERNHVSAAPPLENNSTSNQPGKGAVAAIVVAVVLCVLLPLGALLLVDFIRLRSGRNSLTGNCVTRCRGQKDQDPFTGYRAATGSGPVYIQDMVQPDEMRGTGPCELRAETSPHLEH; this comes from the exons atggacaagactctgttcactttactgctcaTTGTCCTACTTGTCTCTG gtGGATCTCATCCCACATGTTCGAGTCTGTCATTAACGGTGGAAGAAGGTGAAGACGTGAGTCTTTGGTGTGGACTTGTTCCCTCGGTCAACCTGATGAATTACACTGTGGAAGTTACAAGAACCGACCTCAGCCAGTTCGTCCTCCTGTATCGAGACAGAAGAGTCCTCCTCGATGTCCATATGGAGCAGTACAGACACAGAACCACACTGGACCTCAGAGGCCTGATCAGGGGAAACATCACAGTGCAGATCTCCTCTGTGAAGATGTCTGACAGAGGAGATTACACATGTTTGATCCCCAGACTGAAAGCCAGGTGCATCATCACCCTGCATCTTG tggaggagaggaaccaCGTCAGTGCTGCGCCTCCTCTGGAGAACAACTCCACATCCAACCAGCCGGGGAAAG GTGCTGTTGCAgccattgttgttgctgtggtcctctgtgttcttcttcctcttggtgCTCTCCTGTTAGTAGACTTCATAAGACTGAGAAGTGGAAGAAACA GTCTCACAGGGAATTGTGTGACGAGATGCAGAGGACAAAAGGACCAagatcccttcactggttaccgtGCTGCCaccggatcgggtccagtctacatccaggacatggtccaaCCGGATGAAATGAGAGGGACAGGCCCCTGTGAGCTGCGAGCAGAGACTTCCCCTCACTTGGAGCATTAA